From Microbacterium croceum, a single genomic window includes:
- a CDS encoding PadR family transcriptional regulator, which yields MGKQMTEMLKGTLEGIVLALLAEQPAYGYDITARLRDHGFTDTAEGTVYALLVRIEQRGLVDVEKVPSEKGPPRKVYTLNAQGTHELAEFWKTWNVLAQRIEELNTTHTDTSQKEN from the coding sequence ATGGGCAAGCAGATGACCGAGATGCTCAAAGGCACTCTGGAGGGCATCGTTCTCGCTCTCCTCGCCGAGCAGCCGGCCTACGGCTACGACATCACCGCACGCCTGCGCGACCACGGCTTCACCGACACCGCCGAGGGCACGGTCTACGCCCTCCTGGTGCGGATCGAGCAGCGCGGTCTCGTCGACGTCGAGAAGGTGCCGAGCGAGAAGGGCCCGCCCCGCAAGGTGTACACCCTCAACGCGCAGGGCACCCACGAGCTGGCGGAGTTCTGGAAGACCTGGAACGTGCTCGCGCAGCGCATCGAAGAACTGAACACGACACACACCGACACCTCCCAGAAGGAGAACTGA
- a CDS encoding class I SAM-dependent methyltransferase, which produces MPEFPYSRLRRWPDVEADNLQAHDATDLLLVERALETIAARDLGGSDVTVIGDEYGAITLALTDAGVRGIRVHQDLATGRRALARNAQELGLDDFDAHELDADLLDGARLVLLQLPKALAELEQIADAVARWAAPDVALIAGGRVKHMTLTQNEVLGRSFVRVQAERAARKSRLLVAEEPREVPATPPFPVTAAHDGFRLVAFGGAFAGARIDIGTRVLLDVLGCGRSQLLKTGADYADSGSIRPETARSSGVVNDTGAVPTVVDLGCGTGALAIAYALAHPDVRVIATDRSAAAVASARASVAANGLADRITVTHDDAASDLPDGGADVVLLNPPFHLGTSIHVGAATRLFEAAARLLRPGGELLTVYNSSLSYRPELTRLIGPTEQLQRTAKFTVTRSIRRG; this is translated from the coding sequence GTGCCGGAGTTCCCCTACAGTCGCCTGCGCCGGTGGCCCGACGTCGAGGCGGACAACCTCCAGGCGCACGATGCCACCGATCTGCTGCTCGTCGAGAGGGCGCTCGAGACCATCGCCGCGCGCGACCTCGGCGGCTCGGACGTGACCGTGATCGGCGACGAGTACGGCGCCATCACGCTCGCCCTGACCGATGCCGGAGTGCGCGGCATCCGCGTGCACCAGGACCTCGCGACCGGCCGCCGCGCTCTCGCCCGCAATGCGCAGGAGCTCGGACTCGACGACTTCGATGCGCACGAGCTCGACGCGGACCTGCTCGACGGTGCGCGGCTCGTGCTGCTGCAGCTGCCGAAGGCATTGGCCGAGCTCGAGCAGATCGCCGACGCCGTCGCCCGATGGGCCGCGCCCGACGTGGCGCTGATCGCGGGAGGCCGCGTCAAGCACATGACCCTCACCCAGAACGAGGTGCTGGGGCGGAGCTTCGTCCGGGTGCAGGCCGAGCGGGCAGCGCGCAAGTCGCGGCTGCTGGTCGCGGAGGAGCCGCGCGAGGTGCCGGCGACCCCGCCGTTCCCCGTCACCGCGGCGCACGACGGGTTCCGCCTCGTGGCCTTCGGGGGCGCGTTCGCGGGGGCCCGGATCGACATCGGCACGCGGGTGCTGCTCGATGTGCTCGGGTGTGGCCGTTCACAACTCCTCAAAACCGGGGCCGACTACGCCGATTCGGGGTCGATTCGACCCGAAACCGCCCGTTCTTCCGGAGTTGTGAACGACACGGGCGCCGTGCCGACCGTGGTCGACCTCGGCTGCGGCACCGGTGCGCTCGCGATCGCCTACGCCCTCGCCCACCCCGACGTGCGCGTCATCGCCACCGATCGCTCGGCCGCGGCCGTCGCCTCGGCCCGTGCGAGCGTCGCGGCGAACGGCCTCGCCGACCGCATCACCGTCACGCACGACGATGCCGCGTCCGACCTCCCCGACGGCGGGGCCGATGTCGTGCTGCTGAACCCGCCGTTCCACCTCGGCACCAGCATCCATGTCGGCGCGGCCACCCGTCTGTTCGAGGCTGCGGCGCGTCTGTTGAGGCCGGGTGGAGAGCTGCTCACGGTGTACAACTCCTCGCTCTCGTATCGGCCCGAGTTGACCCGTCTGATCGGTCCGACCGAGCAGCTGCAGCGCACGGCGAAGTTCACGGTCACGCGCAGCATCCGACGCGGCTGA
- a CDS encoding ABC transporter permease gives MDGFRIPIGTWVATGVDWIKANLDGLLDVVSFVVSFLVDSLTRALLSPHFAVIIVIAALIAWVVRSWQLAIGTVVSFGLIVAMNLWVPAMQTLALVLVAAIVAVLIAVPLGIWSARNSSVRAVLKPVLDFMQTMPAFVYLIPAIVFFGIGVVPGLVATVIFALPPGVRLTELGIRGVDSETVEAGQAFGAKPGQILRGIQLPLAMPTIMAGVNQVIMLALSMAVIAGMAGADGLGKMVVEAISTINIPKGVEAGLGVVLIAVFLDRVTAALGSAGQNPSSLLGTITRRRTKQRADAASAVSPASDAPERTPALTH, from the coding sequence ATGGACGGTTTCCGCATTCCCATCGGAACCTGGGTCGCGACCGGCGTCGACTGGATCAAGGCCAACCTCGACGGACTGCTCGATGTGGTCTCGTTCGTCGTGAGCTTCCTCGTCGACTCGCTCACCCGCGCGCTGCTGAGCCCGCACTTCGCGGTCATCATCGTGATCGCCGCCCTCATCGCCTGGGTCGTGCGCTCCTGGCAGCTCGCGATCGGCACGGTCGTGTCGTTCGGGCTGATCGTCGCCATGAACCTCTGGGTGCCGGCGATGCAGACCCTCGCCCTGGTGCTCGTCGCCGCGATCGTCGCCGTGCTGATCGCCGTGCCCCTGGGCATCTGGTCGGCGCGCAACTCCTCGGTGCGCGCGGTGCTCAAGCCCGTGCTCGACTTCATGCAGACCATGCCGGCCTTCGTGTACCTGATCCCGGCGATCGTGTTCTTCGGCATCGGCGTGGTCCCCGGACTCGTCGCGACGGTCATCTTCGCGCTCCCCCCTGGCGTGCGACTGACCGAGCTCGGCATCCGCGGTGTCGACTCCGAGACCGTCGAGGCCGGACAGGCCTTCGGCGCGAAGCCGGGGCAGATCCTGCGCGGCATCCAGCTTCCGCTCGCGATGCCGACCATCATGGCCGGCGTCAACCAGGTCATCATGCTCGCCCTGTCGATGGCGGTCATCGCTGGAATGGCGGGTGCCGACGGTCTGGGGAAGATGGTCGTCGAGGCGATCTCGACCATCAACATCCCCAAGGGTGTCGAAGCAGGTCTCGGTGTCGTGCTGATCGCGGTCTTCCTCGACCGTGTCACCGCGGCCCTGGGATCCGCCGGGCAGAACCCCTCGTCGCTTCTCGGCACGATCACACGCCGCAGGACGAAGCAGCGCGCGGATGCGGCATCCGCCGTGTCCCCCGCGTCCGATGCGCCAGAGCGCACCCCCGCTCTCACGCACTGA
- a CDS encoding ABC transporter permease produces MSRFGMLLQQRLRRDWLQLTLWIVGTALMAFAGYAGVTQSYATLADRQNILVAALANPVILMFRGLPSGTSEGAFLAFAVLPWLALLAALMSSFLAVRHTRGDEEAGRSELVWATPAGRRLPTIATAVHGILANLVLAALTALALIATGLPTAGSLLTAAAAGACGIAFLGIALIAAQLMRTSRGANSLTIWVLVATFLIRGIGNAAGTPSDDLSRMTSAWPVWLSPFGWAEQTRPYDTDQVAPVFLALAFGLALSAAAVGLQSVRDIDAGFVAERRGRMSAPAALSSPQALVWRLTAGSIVGWAVGGALTGILATTLSGLVDQISGENPAVADILKKIGGATGGLDEVVVTVFFTLLGILAACCAVQTVVRARQEETRGTAEAVLATPVGRVRWLADFMIVGVVAALIVIAAAVVAGWIGVWSNGGDDALYRVVAVAGLGQAVAAAIFAVLPAVVFVMLPRATAAVAWSLVLFAALLGMFGPLFGLPEWTANLSPFAVTPVVDGSGVDVRGLWWLVLALAAGGAAALTLMRRRELAPGT; encoded by the coding sequence ATGTCCCGCTTCGGCATGCTGCTGCAACAGCGGTTGCGGAGGGACTGGCTGCAGCTGACCCTGTGGATCGTCGGCACCGCGCTGATGGCGTTCGCCGGGTATGCGGGCGTGACCCAGTCGTACGCGACCCTCGCCGACCGGCAGAACATCCTGGTTGCCGCGCTCGCGAACCCGGTGATCCTGATGTTCCGTGGACTGCCGTCCGGCACCTCCGAGGGCGCCTTCCTGGCCTTCGCGGTCCTGCCCTGGCTCGCCCTGCTCGCGGCTCTCATGAGCAGCTTCCTCGCCGTGCGGCACACCCGCGGCGATGAAGAGGCCGGACGATCCGAGCTCGTCTGGGCGACACCGGCCGGGCGCCGACTGCCGACGATCGCGACCGCCGTGCACGGCATCCTCGCGAATCTCGTCCTCGCCGCGCTGACCGCGCTGGCCCTGATCGCCACCGGGTTGCCGACGGCAGGCTCGCTGCTGACTGCAGCGGCGGCCGGCGCCTGCGGCATCGCGTTCCTCGGCATCGCGCTGATCGCCGCGCAGCTCATGCGCACCTCGCGGGGGGCGAACTCCCTCACGATCTGGGTGCTGGTGGCGACCTTCCTGATCCGCGGCATCGGCAACGCGGCCGGCACGCCGAGCGATGACCTGTCGCGCATGACGAGCGCCTGGCCGGTCTGGCTCTCTCCGTTCGGATGGGCGGAGCAGACCCGCCCGTACGACACGGACCAGGTCGCACCCGTGTTCCTCGCGCTGGCCTTCGGACTCGCGCTCTCCGCGGCGGCCGTGGGCCTGCAGTCGGTGCGCGACATCGATGCCGGCTTCGTGGCGGAGCGGCGGGGGCGGATGTCGGCGCCCGCCGCTCTCTCCTCTCCGCAGGCGCTGGTGTGGCGGTTGACCGCAGGGTCGATCGTCGGCTGGGCGGTCGGCGGCGCCCTCACCGGCATCCTCGCGACGACGCTGAGCGGTCTGGTCGACCAGATCTCGGGCGAGAACCCTGCGGTCGCCGACATCCTGAAGAAGATCGGCGGGGCCACCGGCGGTCTCGACGAGGTCGTGGTGACGGTGTTCTTCACGCTGCTCGGCATCCTCGCGGCCTGCTGCGCCGTGCAGACCGTGGTGAGGGCCAGGCAGGAGGAGACCAGGGGCACGGCGGAGGCGGTGCTGGCGACGCCGGTCGGCCGCGTGCGCTGGCTCGCGGACTTCATGATCGTCGGCGTGGTCGCGGCGCTGATCGTGATCGCCGCCGCTGTGGTCGCCGGATGGATCGGAGTCTGGTCGAACGGCGGCGACGACGCGCTCTACCGGGTCGTCGCGGTGGCCGGGCTCGGGCAAGCGGTCGCCGCGGCGATCTTCGCCGTGCTCCCGGCCGTGGTATTCGTGATGCTCCCCCGGGCGACGGCGGCGGTGGCGTGGAGCCTGGTGCTGTTCGCCGCCCTGCTCGGGATGTTCGGGCCGCTGTTCGGTCTGCCCGAGTGGACAGCGAACCTCTCGCCGTTCGCCGTGACCCCCGTGGTCGACGGGAGCGGGGTGGATGTGCGCGGGCTGTGGTGGCTGGTGCTCGCCCTTGCTGCCGGTGGCGCCGCCGCCCTGACGCTGATGCGGCGCCGCGAGCTCGCGCCCGGCACCTAG
- a CDS encoding ABC transporter permease — protein MSTHVVADTATLTGRSLRHIFRSPDTIITTAVTPIALMLLFVYVFGGALQQSAGTENYVDYLLPGILLIAVASGIAYTAFRLFNDLQSGLFERFHSMPIARSSVLWAHVLTSLTANGITLAIIFGVGFLMGFRTGASPLAWLGVIGILLLFTLALTWLAIIAGLSAKTIDGATAFSYPLIFLPFISSAFVPTDTMPGPVRWFAENQPVTSIVDTIQALFAERPVGTEIWVALAWCVGILVVVSVLAIVAYRKKVR, from the coding sequence ATGAGCACGCACGTCGTCGCCGATACCGCGACGCTCACCGGCCGCTCGCTGCGGCACATCTTCCGCAGCCCCGACACCATCATCACCACCGCGGTCACCCCGATCGCACTGATGCTGCTGTTCGTGTACGTCTTCGGTGGCGCCCTCCAGCAGAGCGCCGGCACCGAGAACTACGTGGACTACCTGCTCCCCGGCATCCTGCTCATCGCCGTGGCATCCGGCATCGCCTACACGGCGTTCCGCCTGTTCAACGATCTGCAGAGCGGCTTGTTCGAGCGCTTCCACTCCATGCCGATCGCCCGGTCGAGCGTGCTGTGGGCGCACGTGCTCACGTCGCTGACGGCGAACGGGATCACTCTCGCGATCATCTTCGGCGTCGGGTTCCTGATGGGGTTCCGCACCGGCGCCAGCCCACTCGCCTGGCTCGGCGTCATCGGCATCCTGCTGCTCTTCACCCTCGCCCTCACGTGGCTGGCGATCATCGCCGGGCTCAGCGCGAAGACGATCGACGGCGCGACCGCGTTCTCGTACCCATTGATCTTCCTGCCGTTCATCAGCTCGGCGTTCGTGCCCACCGACACGATGCCGGGTCCGGTGCGCTGGTTCGCGGAGAACCAGCCGGTGACGTCGATCGTCGACACGATCCAGGCGCTCTTCGCCGAGAGGCCGGTCGGCACCGAGATCTGGGTCGCCCTGGCCTGGTGCGTCGGCATCCTCGTGGTCGTCTCCGTGCTCGCGATCGTCGCCTACCGGAAGAAGGTCAGATGA
- a CDS encoding glycine betaine ABC transporter substrate-binding protein, with the protein MKKKILSIAAIGVAASLTLAGCSGDGAGGTGGAPGDDTASGDKGTITLGFLPSWTDGLSTAYLLQNQLEKIGYTVEMKTLTEAGPLYTGLAQGDVDMYPSAWPELTHAAYMDKYGDDIEDLGTYYDNAKLTIAVPEYSELTSIEDLAGKGADYDGKIIGIEPGAGLTAQTEKMIPAYGLEGEYQLVTSSTAAMLTELKAATDKQEDLVVTLWRPFWANDAFAMKDLEDPKGAMGEAEGLHFLGTKGFAEEFPEAADLIAQITLDDEQYGALEDLVVNEYGEGKEAEAVDEWLTQYGDQFDWVVTS; encoded by the coding sequence ATGAAGAAGAAGATCCTCAGCATCGCGGCCATCGGCGTCGCAGCATCGCTCACTCTCGCCGGCTGCAGCGGCGATGGAGCGGGCGGAACCGGCGGCGCCCCCGGAGACGACACCGCCTCCGGCGACAAGGGCACGATCACACTGGGCTTCCTGCCCTCGTGGACCGATGGGCTCAGCACGGCCTACCTGCTGCAGAACCAGCTCGAGAAGATCGGCTACACGGTCGAGATGAAGACGCTCACCGAGGCAGGACCGCTCTACACCGGCCTCGCGCAGGGTGATGTCGACATGTACCCCTCGGCGTGGCCCGAGCTGACGCATGCGGCCTACATGGACAAGTACGGCGATGACATCGAGGACCTCGGTACCTACTACGACAACGCCAAGCTCACGATCGCGGTGCCGGAGTACTCCGAGCTCACCTCGATCGAAGACCTCGCGGGCAAGGGGGCGGACTACGACGGCAAGATCATCGGCATCGAGCCGGGGGCTGGCCTGACCGCTCAGACCGAGAAGATGATCCCGGCGTACGGCCTCGAGGGCGAGTACCAGCTGGTCACTTCGTCGACCGCCGCGATGCTCACCGAGCTCAAGGCCGCGACCGACAAGCAGGAAGACCTCGTCGTGACGCTGTGGCGTCCGTTCTGGGCCAACGACGCCTTCGCCATGAAGGACCTCGAAGACCCGAAGGGTGCGATGGGCGAGGCCGAGGGCCTGCACTTCCTCGGAACGAAGGGCTTCGCGGAAGAGTTCCCCGAGGCGGCCGACCTGATCGCGCAGATCACGCTCGACGACGAGCAGTACGGTGCGCTGGAGGACCTGGTCGTCAACGAGTACGGCGAGGGCAAGGAAGCGGAGGCCGTCGACGAGTGGCTGACGCAGTACGGCGACCAGTTCGACTGGGTCGTCACCAGCTGA
- a CDS encoding DUF1048 domain-containing protein, protein MAAKWIEALTGSLEQKKQYRQAKARLDALPEPYRATADAFHRYFMYYGGITEGDTLVQMIVDYADLWERAAIDGTPISAIVGDDPVEFAENFARAYSGKQWIDKERARLIKAVDEAMQAEKES, encoded by the coding sequence ATGGCCGCGAAATGGATCGAAGCCCTCACCGGTTCACTCGAGCAGAAGAAGCAGTACCGGCAGGCGAAGGCGCGCCTCGACGCCCTGCCCGAGCCCTACCGCGCGACGGCGGACGCCTTCCACCGGTACTTCATGTACTACGGCGGCATCACCGAGGGAGACACCCTCGTGCAGATGATCGTCGACTACGCCGACCTGTGGGAGCGCGCCGCGATCGACGGCACCCCGATCAGCGCGATCGTCGGCGACGACCCGGTCGAGTTCGCCGAGAACTTCGCGCGGGCCTACAGCGGCAAGCAGTGGATCGACAAGGAGCGTGCGCGCCTCATCAAGGCCGTCGACGAGGCCATGCAGGCGGAGAAGGAATCATGA
- a CDS encoding ABC transporter ATP-binding protein — MTTVIATQNLTKHYGHVHALDGLDLTVEQGQVHGFLGPNGAGKSTTIRILLGLARRTGGTATVFGDDPWQRAVDLHRRIAYVPGDVSVWPNLSGGEAVDLLARLRGARTKDDAYQHEKKRLSEAFQFDPRKKGRAYSKGNRQKVALIAAFAVPADLYILDEPTSGLDPLMAVIFQHEVARARANGATVLLSSHIMSEVEQLCDRVSIIRAGRIVETGTLGELRHLTRSDVSFTPSGATLAQVARIPDVHDPSLQGDRIRLAVDSDRTATVLPALAALGITDLRVAPPSLEELFLRHYGDDLATLETAEDGGAPSGADDSAPRTRRARRAQSGRA; from the coding sequence ATGACCACCGTCATCGCCACCCAGAACCTCACCAAGCACTACGGACACGTGCACGCTCTCGACGGGCTCGACCTGACTGTCGAGCAGGGACAGGTGCACGGGTTCCTCGGCCCGAACGGCGCGGGCAAGTCCACCACGATCCGCATCCTCCTCGGCCTCGCCCGCCGCACCGGCGGCACAGCGACCGTGTTCGGCGACGACCCGTGGCAGCGCGCCGTCGACCTGCACCGGCGCATCGCGTACGTCCCCGGCGACGTCAGCGTGTGGCCGAACCTGTCGGGTGGCGAGGCCGTCGACCTCCTGGCCCGCCTCCGCGGCGCCCGCACGAAGGACGACGCCTATCAGCACGAGAAGAAACGCCTCTCCGAGGCCTTCCAGTTCGACCCGCGCAAGAAAGGCCGCGCGTACTCCAAGGGCAACCGGCAGAAGGTCGCGCTGATCGCCGCTTTCGCCGTACCCGCCGACCTGTACATCCTCGACGAGCCCACCAGCGGGTTGGATCCGCTGATGGCGGTCATCTTCCAGCATGAGGTCGCGCGCGCCAGGGCGAACGGCGCGACCGTGCTGCTGTCGAGCCACATCATGAGCGAGGTGGAGCAGCTGTGCGACCGGGTGTCGATCATCCGCGCCGGCCGCATCGTCGAGACGGGCACCCTCGGCGAGCTGCGGCACCTCACCCGCAGCGACGTGTCGTTCACCCCCTCGGGAGCGACACTCGCCCAGGTCGCCCGCATCCCCGACGTGCACGATCCGTCGCTGCAGGGCGACCGCATCCGTCTCGCCGTCGACAGCGACCGCACCGCCACGGTGCTGCCCGCCCTCGCGGCGCTCGGCATCACCGATCTGCGGGTCGCTCCCCCGTCACTCGAGGAGCTGTTCCTGCGCCACTACGGCGACGACCTCGCGACCCTCGAGACCGCGGAGGACGGCGGAGCGCCGAGCGGAGCGGATGACTCCGCACCCCGCACCCGTCGAGCCCGGCGCGCGCAGAGCGGTCGTGCGTGA
- a CDS encoding quaternary amine ABC transporter ATP-binding protein, which produces MSEIALEARNLYKVFGKNPSAAVRRLKAGESRADVTDSGTAAVIDASFTVNRGEIFVIMGLSGSGKSTIIRMLNGLHETTDGSVIVNGDAITGIPASRLREIRRDRISMVFQHFALLPHRTVAANVAYPLELKGVGKAERLAKAEEILGLVGLEGQAEKLPSELSGGMQQRVGIARALAADSDILLMDEAFSALDPLIRREMQEQLLDLQEKLQKTIVFITHDLNEAMFLGDRIAVMRDGRIVQIGTPEDILTDPANDYVEQFVQDVDRARVLTAANVMERARPVVPDTAGPRTALRQMRDAYMSATYVTGRDRKLLGIVTDRDAVKLVRNGTSTLRDVIKPVPQSVSEDEVLMNLFVPSVESPLPLAVVDAEGRLVGVIPRVTLLAALGPGPGATGELTLPLLPMPQAEIDAVLDDGWTADPPPSTSSGAQGSDDMIGEVR; this is translated from the coding sequence GTGTCCGAAATCGCTCTTGAAGCGCGCAATCTGTACAAGGTGTTCGGGAAGAATCCGAGCGCCGCCGTCCGTCGACTGAAGGCCGGTGAGAGCAGGGCAGACGTCACCGATTCCGGAACCGCCGCCGTCATCGACGCCAGCTTCACCGTGAACCGGGGCGAGATCTTCGTGATCATGGGGCTCTCCGGCTCCGGCAAGTCGACCATCATCCGCATGCTCAACGGCCTGCATGAGACCACCGACGGCTCGGTCATCGTGAACGGCGACGCCATCACCGGCATCCCGGCGTCGCGACTGCGCGAGATCCGCCGCGACCGCATCTCGATGGTGTTCCAGCACTTCGCGCTGCTGCCGCACCGCACCGTGGCCGCGAACGTCGCCTACCCGCTCGAGCTCAAGGGCGTCGGCAAGGCCGAGCGCCTCGCGAAGGCCGAGGAGATCCTGGGGCTCGTCGGGCTCGAGGGCCAGGCCGAGAAGCTCCCGTCCGAGTTGTCCGGCGGTATGCAGCAGCGCGTCGGCATCGCCCGCGCGCTCGCGGCCGACAGCGACATCCTGCTCATGGATGAGGCGTTCAGCGCCCTCGACCCGCTCATCCGCCGCGAGATGCAGGAGCAGCTGCTCGATCTGCAGGAGAAGCTGCAGAAGACCATCGTCTTCATCACGCACGACCTCAACGAGGCGATGTTCCTCGGCGACCGGATCGCCGTGATGCGCGACGGTCGCATCGTGCAGATCGGCACCCCGGAGGACATCCTCACCGACCCCGCGAACGACTACGTCGAGCAGTTCGTGCAGGACGTCGACCGTGCCCGCGTGCTCACCGCGGCGAACGTCATGGAACGGGCGCGCCCCGTCGTCCCCGACACCGCCGGTCCGCGCACGGCCCTGCGCCAGATGCGCGACGCCTACATGTCGGCCACCTATGTCACCGGGCGTGACCGCAAGCTGCTCGGCATCGTGACCGACCGCGACGCCGTGAAGCTCGTGCGCAACGGCACATCGACCCTGCGCGACGTCATCAAGCCCGTGCCGCAGAGCGTGAGCGAGGACGAGGTGCTGATGAACCTGTTCGTGCCCTCGGTCGAGTCTCCGCTGCCGCTCGCGGTCGTGGATGCCGAAGGCCGGCTGGTCGGTGTCATTCCGCGCGTCACGCTTCTCGCCGCCCTGGGCCCCGGGCCCGGTGCGACCGGCGAGCTGACCCTCCCGCTGCTGCCGATGCCCCAGGCCGAGATCGATGCCGTGCTGGATGACGGCTGGACGGCGGATCCGCCCCCTTCGACAAGCTCAGGGGCCCAGGGCAGTGACGACATGATCGGGGAGGTGCGCTGA
- a CDS encoding ABC transporter ATP-binding protein — MMTAAISVRGIEKSYKDLHVLRGVDFEVARGSIFALLGSNGAGKTTVVRILSTLLKADAGTATVQGVDVAADPLGVRERISLTGQFAAVDEILTGRENLVLVAQLRHLADPGAIADDLLATFRLTDAGSRKVGTYSGGMRRRLDIAMSLVGHPEVIYLDEPTTGLDPEARLEVWQVVKELANTGTTVLLTTQYLDEAEHLADRIAILHEGRIIADGTLAELKKLLPAAKVEYVEKQPTLEEIFLALVGTPSTKEASA, encoded by the coding sequence ATCATGACCGCAGCGATCAGCGTGCGGGGCATCGAGAAGTCCTACAAGGACCTGCACGTGCTCCGCGGCGTCGACTTCGAGGTGGCGCGGGGCAGCATCTTCGCCCTGCTCGGCTCGAACGGCGCCGGAAAGACCACCGTGGTGCGCATCCTGTCGACGCTCCTGAAAGCGGATGCCGGCACGGCGACCGTGCAGGGCGTCGACGTTGCCGCCGACCCCCTCGGAGTGCGGGAGCGGATCAGCCTCACCGGGCAGTTCGCCGCGGTCGACGAGATCCTCACCGGGCGTGAGAACCTGGTGCTGGTCGCGCAGCTCCGCCATCTGGCCGACCCCGGCGCGATCGCCGACGACCTGCTGGCGACGTTCCGACTCACGGATGCAGGATCGCGCAAGGTCGGCACCTACTCCGGCGGCATGCGACGCCGACTCGACATCGCGATGAGCCTGGTCGGACACCCCGAGGTCATCTACCTCGACGAGCCGACCACCGGCCTCGACCCCGAGGCGCGCCTCGAGGTGTGGCAGGTCGTGAAGGAACTCGCGAACACCGGCACCACGGTTCTCCTCACCACCCAGTACCTCGACGAGGCCGAGCATCTGGCCGACCGCATCGCGATCCTGCACGAGGGACGCATCATCGCCGACGGCACACTCGCCGAGCTCAAGAAGCTGCTGCCGGCCGCGAAGGTCGAGTACGTCGAGAAGCAGCCGACGCTCGAGGAGATCTTCCTCGCCCTCGTCGGCACCCCGTCCACGAAGGAGGCATCCGCATGA